In Candidatus Hydrogenedentota bacterium, the following are encoded in one genomic region:
- a CDS encoding Stp1/IreP family PP2C-type Ser/Thr phosphatase — MNCSFKWGGGCVRAVLRSDVGRKRKNNEDSCMVLVPDDPADVEWRGFLFGVADGMGGASAGEHASRLALQCLGEGYFDAAFHGGTPQALRAAIELANMTVFEESEDNPAYSGMGTTMSAVAVMGNWAYVAQVGDSRVYLVRQELGIRQITDDHSLVAEQMRNGLLNEDEAKNHSLKNLITRAVGIKDAVDVDLFALELCPGDRLLLCSDGLSNMVPDGLMLSTVTGAASLDAAVEGLVNEALEAGGLDNITVLLLEVEGTPPRTYYQTGGQKLTFGNEGFFRRMRNWFT, encoded by the coding sequence TTGAACTGTTCCTTTAAGTGGGGGGGCGGCTGTGTCCGCGCGGTGCTGCGCAGCGATGTGGGGCGCAAGCGCAAGAACAACGAGGACTCCTGCATGGTCCTCGTGCCGGACGACCCGGCGGACGTGGAGTGGCGGGGCTTCCTTTTCGGGGTGGCCGACGGCATGGGCGGCGCCAGCGCGGGCGAGCATGCCAGCCGCCTCGCCCTGCAGTGCCTGGGGGAGGGTTATTTCGACGCGGCCTTCCACGGCGGCACGCCGCAGGCCCTGCGGGCGGCCATTGAGCTGGCGAACATGACGGTTTTTGAGGAGTCCGAGGACAACCCCGCCTACTCCGGCATGGGCACCACGATGTCCGCCGTCGCGGTCATGGGCAACTGGGCCTATGTCGCGCAGGTGGGGGACAGCCGCGTCTACCTCGTGCGGCAGGAGCTGGGCATCCGCCAGATCACGGACGACCACTCGCTGGTGGCCGAGCAGATGCGCAACGGCCTGCTCAACGAGGACGAGGCGAAGAACCACTCGCTGAAGAACCTCATCACGCGCGCCGTGGGGATCAAGGACGCGGTGGACGTGGACCTGTTCGCCCTGGAGCTTTGCCCGGGCGACCGGCTGCTGCTGTGCTCGGACGGCCTGAGCAACATGGTGCCCGACGGGCTGATGCTCTCGACGGTGACCGGCGCGGCCAGTCTGGACGCCGCGGTGGAGGGGCTGGTGAACGAGGCGCTGGAGGCGGGGGGACTTGACAACATCACGGTGCTGCTTCTGGAGGTGGAGGGGACGCCGCCGCGCACGTACTATCAGACGGGCGGCCAGAAGCTCACTTTCGGCAACGAGGGGTTCTTCCGGCGAATGCGCAACTGGTTCACCTGA
- the ilvC gene encoding ketol-acid reductoisomerase, whose product MKMDFGGVQEEVITRKEFPMARARKVLKNEVIAVIGYGVQGPAQGLNMRDNGFNVIVGQAPEFKRDWDRAVKDGWKPGVNLFPIAEACEKGTIIQMLVSDAAQKAIWPEVKKHLKPGDALYFSHGFSITYKDQTKVIPPEFVDVLLVAPKGSGLNVRRNFLSGAGINSSFAVGQDHTGRGTERAIALGIAIGSGYLFPTTFEHEVFSDLTGERGVLMGALAGIMEAQYEVLRAHGHSPSEAFNETVEELTQSLIRLVDENGMDWMYQNCSATAQRGALDWKPKFKKATLPVFKELYRRVKSGEECRRVLRSTGKKDYQAGLQKELAEIRNSEMWRAGATSRSLRPKASAKAAAPKSTVGTGGRQSN is encoded by the coding sequence ATGAAGATGGATTTTGGCGGCGTGCAGGAAGAGGTGATCACACGCAAAGAGTTCCCGATGGCCCGGGCGCGCAAGGTCCTCAAGAACGAGGTCATCGCGGTGATCGGCTACGGCGTGCAGGGGCCCGCGCAGGGCCTTAACATGCGGGACAACGGCTTCAACGTGATCGTCGGCCAGGCCCCCGAGTTCAAGCGGGACTGGGACCGCGCGGTGAAGGACGGCTGGAAGCCGGGCGTGAACCTGTTCCCCATCGCCGAGGCGTGCGAGAAGGGGACGATCATCCAGATGCTGGTGTCCGACGCGGCGCAGAAGGCGATCTGGCCGGAGGTGAAGAAGCACCTGAAGCCGGGCGACGCGCTGTACTTCTCCCACGGCTTCTCCATCACGTACAAGGACCAGACCAAGGTCATCCCGCCGGAGTTCGTGGACGTGCTGCTGGTCGCGCCGAAGGGCTCGGGCCTCAACGTGCGCCGCAACTTCCTGAGCGGCGCGGGCATCAACTCCAGCTTTGCGGTGGGCCAGGACCACACGGGCCGCGGGACCGAGCGCGCCATCGCCCTCGGCATCGCGATCGGCTCCGGCTACCTGTTCCCGACCACGTTTGAACACGAGGTGTTCAGCGACCTGACGGGCGAGCGCGGCGTGCTGATGGGCGCGCTGGCGGGGATCATGGAGGCGCAGTACGAGGTGCTGCGCGCCCACGGCCACTCGCCGAGCGAGGCGTTCAACGAGACGGTCGAGGAGCTGACGCAGAGCCTCATCCGCCTGGTGGACGAGAACGGCATGGACTGGATGTACCAGAACTGCTCGGCGACGGCGCAGCGCGGCGCGCTGGACTGGAAGCCGAAGTTCAAGAAGGCCACCCTGCCGGTGTTCAAGGAGCTGTACCGGCGGGTGAAGAGCGGCGAGGAGTGCCGCCGCGTCCTGCGCAGCACGGGCAAGAAGGACTACCAGGCCGGCCTGCAGAAGGAACTGGCCGAGATCAGGAACTCCGAGATGTGGCGCGCCGGGGCGACCAGCCGCAGCCTGCGCCCCAAGGCCTCCGCGAAGGCGGCGGCCCCCAAGTCCACCGTGGGCACGGGCGGGCGCCAGAGCAACTGA
- a CDS encoding alginate export family protein: protein MNVCSTKWMGAFFALAAVWTCAPVRAELQEVAVGGEITFRARGFMNVYAPGRARRPLAPAEWFPWRALGTDGLSSAFAWDDRGPDSWYTEQVLRLNVNARLSEGVSAFLELYNYDIQGEDFVSDYLTGRDTVNPGRNDLEFLQAYVEMDGLWGGMGRLRLGRQLMTLGKGWLIGAKSTSLQYCYLDAARLTVTPWEGVTADLWTANVGATRLLPADDRLFHGVHATWAVSPALNLTAFYMLLHDGSPLEDRSGDPLMEARERLLGLDRYGATWLHTLGGRVFGEAGAWDYDLEGAGQWGDAAHLGARFRRVNLLGDYGDDGAEFAAWAADAEVGRTFDARWSPRVFVGAAWYDGEDRRAVSFGEWINPFARPRASVSFNRLYSQTDYDSIVGGGTNMSNFWLGRAGVRVRPAEKWTAQLRVISYHAVGAFARPAGLRVNGRWIPFAPSLSFWDHESSKDLCVTLGLSLRYDYSPDVSLTLAYSHLFTGDGLGRDGNFVFDNGTGFAGGTASDDADYIGLLTEITF, encoded by the coding sequence ATGAACGTTTGCAGCACAAAATGGATGGGGGCGTTTTTTGCCCTCGCGGCGGTTTGGACGTGCGCCCCCGTCCGCGCCGAACTCCAGGAGGTCGCCGTCGGCGGCGAGATCACCTTCCGCGCGCGGGGGTTCATGAACGTCTACGCGCCCGGGCGCGCGCGCAGGCCCCTCGCCCCGGCGGAATGGTTCCCCTGGCGGGCGCTGGGCACGGACGGGCTCTCCAGCGCCTTTGCGTGGGACGACCGCGGGCCGGATTCGTGGTACACGGAGCAGGTGCTGCGCCTGAACGTGAACGCCCGCCTCTCGGAGGGGGTGTCGGCGTTCCTCGAACTTTACAATTACGACATCCAGGGCGAGGACTTTGTGTCCGATTACTTGACGGGACGCGACACGGTGAATCCGGGCCGGAACGACCTGGAGTTTCTCCAGGCCTACGTGGAAATGGACGGCCTGTGGGGCGGCATGGGCCGCCTGCGGCTGGGCCGCCAGCTCATGACCCTCGGCAAGGGCTGGCTCATCGGCGCGAAAAGCACCAGCCTCCAGTACTGCTATCTGGACGCCGCGCGCCTGACCGTCACCCCGTGGGAGGGCGTCACGGCGGACCTCTGGACCGCCAACGTCGGCGCCACGCGCCTGCTGCCCGCCGATGACCGCCTCTTCCACGGCGTCCACGCCACCTGGGCCGTCTCCCCGGCGCTGAACCTCACGGCCTTCTACATGCTCCTCCACGACGGCTCCCCGCTGGAGGACAGGTCCGGAGACCCGCTGATGGAGGCGCGGGAGCGCCTGCTCGGGCTGGACCGGTACGGGGCGACGTGGCTGCACACCCTCGGCGGGCGCGTCTTCGGCGAGGCCGGGGCCTGGGACTACGACCTGGAGGGCGCGGGGCAGTGGGGGGACGCCGCGCACCTCGGCGCGCGGTTCCGCCGCGTGAACCTCCTCGGCGACTACGGCGACGACGGCGCGGAATTCGCCGCCTGGGCCGCCGACGCGGAGGTCGGGCGCACCTTTGACGCCCGGTGGAGTCCCCGCGTGTTCGTGGGTGCCGCCTGGTATGACGGCGAGGACCGCCGCGCCGTCTCCTTCGGCGAGTGGATCAACCCCTTCGCGCGGCCCCGGGCCAGCGTCTCCTTCAACCGCCTCTACTCGCAGACAGACTACGACTCCATCGTCGGCGGCGGCACCAACATGTCCAACTTCTGGCTGGGACGCGCCGGCGTGCGGGTCCGTCCGGCGGAGAAATGGACCGCCCAGCTCCGCGTCATCTCCTACCACGCCGTCGGTGCCTTCGCGCGCCCCGCCGGCCTGCGCGTAAACGGCCGCTGGATCCCCTTCGCGCCGTCCCTCTCCTTCTGGGACCACGAGTCCTCCAAAGACCTCTGCGTGACCCTCGGCCTCTCCCTGCGCTACGACTACTCCCCCGACGTCTCCCTCACCCTCGCGTACAGCCACCTCTTCACCGGCGACGGCCTCGGCCGCGACGGCAACTTCGTCTTCGACAACGGCACCGGATTCGCCGGCGGCACCGCCTCCGACGACGCCGACTACATCGGCCTCCTCACGGAGATCACCTTCTAG